The window GGTGGCTGTACCGGCGGTGAGGGTTCTCTGACCTCCGAAGGGGATGTCCAGCGGTATCAGGAATCCCTTGGGGGCCTTATTTTGGCGCTCGGCTATGGTTCTGCTGCACTCAAGCTCCAGCCCCGCGTCGCGCCAATCGCCGGAAAGCTGGGCCTTGATAGCTCTCAGGATGCTATACTGCCGCGCGTCGCCCCTCGACAGGTCCAGATGGGCCGGCGAGGTTTCGATGGGGGGCTTGCTGGAGATCCTGGAAATAGCCATCTGCCTAAAGGTTTCCACATCGAGCCCTTCAAGGATCGCCCGGTCGGCCAGTTCCTGGACACCAGGGGCATGAGGGCTGAGGGATTTTCCGATAGCGGCAATTTCTTCGATTCTGTGATCCGATTCCGGCCGGTCTCCTTGCCGGATGGTTCGAACTGAAATTTGGTCTTGCTTGTCCATGATTATTTTCTCCTGTGATGACCGGCCGACACCGACAGAGGCATCCGCCGGGACGGCTGTTAAAGAAATCTCGTAGGGGGTCCATCGGGTGGCAAGAAATGCCTCCTTGCCGTCGATGGGGTCAGTCTGGCGCAGCGCCTCGATGCTGTAGCCAACGGAGACGGTCTTGCGGATCCCGTCGGCAACGTCCTGAAAAACTTCCTGGGCCCGGGTGGATCTCCCGAAGCGAATTTGCGCGCGGGCCTTTCCGTCCAGGTCAACCTGCGCTGCTTCGACCACTCCCACCACATCGGCGGGGTTGTGATCCATGATGAGATTTCCTGCCTGCCGGAGGCGTTGCAAATTGACGGCCTCCGAACGGTGGTCCAGGATCTCGAAACCCCAGAAACGTTCCACTGGAGTATCTGAGCTGAAACTGAGGGTGGCGGTGCGCTGCTCGATGTTGACTCCGCCCTCCAGTAGGGTAAAGGCGCGCCGGAATACCTGGCCCGCTATGGTTTTCATGTCCATGTTGTCTCCTCAATCGTCCGGGGAAATACAAAAAACCCCGCGACGGTGTCTCGGCATCAACCGAGAATCGTGTCACGGGGCCTTGCGGGTCCCTGTCCTTTTGGGGTGACGCCCCATCA is drawn from bacterium BMS3Abin14 and contains these coding sequences:
- a CDS encoding phage capsid family protein, whose translation is MDMKTIAGQVFRRAFTLLEGGVNIEQRTATLSFSSDTPVERFWGFEILDHRSEAVNLQRLRQAGNLIMDHNPADVVGVVEAAQVDLDGKARAQIRFGRSTRAQEVFQDVADGIRKTVSVGYSIEALRQTDPIDGKEAFLATRWTPYEISLTAVPADASVGVGRSSQEKIIMDKQDQISVRTIRQGDRPESDHRIEEIAAIGKSLSPHAPGVQELADRAILEGLDVETFRQMAISRISSKPPIETSPAHLDLSRGDARQYSILRAIKAQLSGDWRDAGLELECSRTIAERQNKAPKGFLIPLDIPFGGQRTLTAGTATTGGEMVGTDHLGANFLDALRQELYIFEFGAQILPGLVGNVEIPSMGDATFYHVGEDVDVTDSTPATAEVTLSPKTLGGSVPMSRRFLKQSTPAAEGLVRNLLVRGAAVEMEAKILDGSGAAAQPLGLLNQTGLGTVTIAAAGNPTWAELIEFETDVLTAKALRGGLAYFITPAIQGYLKATVKVTGDAGAGFLMQDNQINGYPARATTNMPTNGILFGNFRETLIGLWGGMDVKPDESTKAAAGGLVVRVFLDYDVGVGHAAAFSKNV